One segment of Pontibacter akesuensis DNA contains the following:
- a CDS encoding PhoX family protein: MKHISLSRLGLTLALASSILVGCNDDRFSPGKPSAAVLKDYSVNPALVKTLSGFNKVKVNTLISSDDVLEQSPGFVYGAQPDGAGIIPNPNGEGFIMVTNHEIQQSVSRVYLDKTLKPVKGEYIVDGAGGMWRLCSATLATPEEHGFGPTFLTAGESGIESMIHSIDPLGSVADRNRNDRTLPALGKSSAENAVPLPKSAFAGKTVVFIGEDESNPANSMGQVNMYLSDAVGDLQNGKLYMLRRKDRNIVETDMEVGNSYEVEFVAYDDVKASTGAQLASQTVTKQAIQFARVEDLDYGKGSAANSRNLYFTSTGVSPDKLNPAPGLTMWGRVYKLELDAKNPLKGKITPLIDGNEDPGNSIVNPDNICVTENYAYIQEDGDSFYKENKHDGRIWQLDLKTKVLKPMLEMNHRRDDAAFSAKYNPSGDTRLSSWEYGAMYDISDLIGVPGTFVLNLHPHTWRDEKYRNADGSGVSSNIEGGQTVILSNVPR; this comes from the coding sequence ATGAAACACATTTCCCTCTCCAGGCTTGGCTTAACCCTGGCACTCGCTTCCTCCATACTTGTAGGTTGCAACGATGACAGGTTTTCTCCGGGAAAGCCCTCTGCCGCTGTGCTGAAGGATTACTCGGTTAACCCCGCCTTAGTGAAAACACTCTCCGGCTTCAATAAGGTTAAAGTCAACACCCTTATCAGCAGTGATGACGTACTGGAGCAATCCCCTGGCTTTGTGTATGGAGCGCAGCCAGACGGAGCCGGTATCATTCCGAACCCCAACGGCGAAGGATTCATCATGGTGACTAACCACGAGATACAGCAGTCTGTGTCGAGGGTATACCTGGACAAGACGCTGAAGCCCGTGAAAGGCGAGTACATTGTAGACGGTGCCGGAGGCATGTGGCGCCTGTGCTCTGCTACGCTGGCTACCCCCGAGGAGCACGGCTTCGGACCAACTTTCCTCACGGCAGGTGAAAGCGGCATAGAATCCATGATCCACTCCATCGACCCGCTGGGCAGCGTGGCAGACAGGAATCGCAACGACCGCACCTTGCCTGCCCTGGGTAAGAGCAGCGCAGAAAATGCCGTACCACTTCCAAAAAGCGCTTTTGCAGGAAAAACTGTTGTTTTTATAGGAGAAGATGAGAGCAACCCTGCCAACAGCATGGGCCAGGTGAACATGTACCTGTCTGATGCGGTAGGCGATCTGCAGAACGGCAAATTGTACATGCTGCGCCGCAAAGACAGAAACATTGTGGAAACGGACATGGAAGTAGGCAATTCTTACGAAGTGGAGTTTGTAGCCTATGATGATGTGAAAGCCAGTACAGGGGCGCAGTTGGCCTCCCAGACTGTTACAAAGCAGGCAATCCAGTTTGCCCGCGTGGAGGACCTGGACTATGGAAAAGGCAGTGCTGCCAACAGCCGCAATTTATACTTTACCTCTACCGGTGTGAGCCCGGATAAGCTGAACCCAGCCCCCGGCCTAACCATGTGGGGGCGTGTGTACAAGTTGGAACTTGACGCGAAAAACCCACTGAAAGGCAAAATCACGCCGTTAATTGACGGTAACGAGGACCCGGGAAACAGCATTGTGAACCCGGATAACATCTGCGTGACCGAGAACTACGCTTATATTCAGGAAGATGGCGACTCTTTCTACAAGGAAAACAAGCATGACGGCCGTATCTGGCAACTTGACCTGAAAACAAAGGTCCTGAAACCGATGCTGGAGATGAACCACCGCCGCGATGATGCAGCTTTCAGCGCTAAGTATAACCCCTCCGGCGACACGCGCCTGAGCTCATGGGAGTACGGTGCCATGTACGATATCTCTGACCTGATTGGCGTACCAGGAACATTTGTGTTGAACCTGCACCCGCACACCTGGAGAGACGAAAAATACAGAAATGCGGACGGCAGCGGTGTTTCGTCTAACATCGAAGGTGGCCAGACAGTTATCCTGTCAAACGTACCTCGTTAA
- a CDS encoding cytochrome-c peroxidase: MKKIMCVLMGLMSVLLYFCSPEPPQTPSQKAKAYLLANLDTLEQTVEHRLQRLATSGSEDSIRFAFLETRRRYKKVELFTEYYAPTASKALNGAPLPEYEVLESKAFEPSGLQVIEEHLYPEFDTENREELVREVKKLKSVLGRARVILEAVDLEDANLLNACKQEVYRIMVLGISGFDTPLTNAGVQEATVALQSVQEVLGFFGEHKQLQQLLQEAVAYTSEDNTFNGFDRMAFIMRFANPITVTITDWQQELGIMPLPDQLVLNTQAATLFSPDILNNDAFAGSANAAATPDKIALGKVLFFSPVVSGGTRTCGSCHKPELAFTDGLPKSAALQEGKFVQRNAPTLYYAGLQHAQFYDMRATTLESQAVDVIRNKDEMHASVEEATQRLNQQPHFVQAFQKAYPGMEAEVQPRHVMLALATYVRSLTPFSSRFDKHMRDEQSQLTEQEIKGFNLFMGKAKCGTCHFMPVFNGTAAPAFTNTEAEVLGVLQDPDAAHPTLDPDEGRFTHSGMGELRFAFKTPTLRNISKTAPYMHNGAYETLEEVMDFYNKGGAQGMGLQLDNQTLPPDPLNLSEEETEAIIAFLQALTDEEQEEE; this comes from the coding sequence ATGAAAAAGATCATGTGTGTACTGATGGGACTGATGAGTGTGCTGCTGTACTTCTGTTCACCGGAGCCTCCGCAAACGCCATCGCAAAAGGCCAAAGCTTACCTGCTTGCCAACCTCGATACACTAGAGCAAACAGTCGAGCACCGACTGCAGCGCCTTGCCACCTCAGGCAGCGAAGACTCGATTCGTTTTGCCTTTCTGGAGACGCGCCGCAGGTACAAAAAAGTGGAGTTGTTCACGGAATACTATGCCCCCACCGCCAGCAAGGCCCTAAACGGCGCGCCCTTGCCGGAGTACGAGGTGCTGGAATCTAAAGCTTTTGAGCCCTCGGGCCTGCAGGTGATAGAGGAGCACCTTTACCCGGAGTTTGATACCGAAAACCGGGAGGAACTGGTGCGGGAGGTGAAGAAGTTGAAATCGGTACTGGGCCGGGCGCGGGTAATTTTGGAGGCCGTTGACCTGGAAGATGCTAACTTATTAAATGCCTGTAAGCAGGAAGTATACCGCATCATGGTGCTGGGCATCTCCGGCTTCGATACGCCTCTTACCAATGCCGGTGTGCAGGAGGCGACCGTGGCGCTGCAATCCGTGCAGGAGGTGCTGGGCTTCTTTGGAGAGCACAAGCAGCTGCAACAGCTGCTGCAGGAAGCCGTTGCCTATACTTCAGAAGATAACACATTTAACGGCTTCGACCGCATGGCCTTTATCATGCGCTTTGCCAACCCGATCACCGTCACTATCACCGACTGGCAGCAAGAACTGGGCATAATGCCGCTGCCCGATCAACTGGTGCTGAACACGCAGGCTGCCACGCTTTTTTCCCCCGACATCCTGAACAACGACGCCTTTGCCGGCTCCGCAAACGCTGCCGCAACACCCGATAAGATCGCCTTGGGCAAAGTGCTGTTTTTTAGTCCGGTGGTGTCAGGGGGTACCCGTACCTGCGGCAGTTGCCACAAGCCAGAGTTGGCGTTTACCGATGGCCTGCCTAAAAGTGCCGCGCTGCAGGAGGGTAAGTTTGTGCAGCGCAATGCTCCCACGTTATACTATGCCGGCTTGCAGCACGCCCAGTTCTACGACATGCGCGCCACGACCTTGGAGAGCCAGGCGGTGGACGTGATTCGGAACAAGGATGAAATGCATGCTTCGGTGGAGGAGGCCACCCAGCGCCTGAACCAGCAGCCCCACTTCGTGCAGGCTTTCCAGAAGGCTTACCCAGGTATGGAGGCCGAGGTACAGCCGCGCCACGTCATGCTGGCACTGGCCACTTACGTCCGTTCGCTCACACCGTTTAGTTCTCGTTTTGATAAGCACATGCGGGATGAGCAAAGCCAACTGACGGAGCAGGAGATCAAAGGATTCAACTTGTTTATGGGCAAAGCCAAGTGCGGTACCTGCCATTTCATGCCTGTATTCAATGGCACCGCTGCCCCTGCCTTCACCAACACCGAGGCTGAGGTGTTGGGCGTGCTGCAAGACCCCGACGCTGCCCACCCGACGCTGGACCCGGACGAAGGGCGTTTCACCCACAGTGGTATGGGGGAGTTGCGCTTTGCCTTCAAAACCCCAACCCTTCGGAACATCTCCAAAACGGCGCCCTACATGCACAATGGTGCATATGAAACACTTGAGGAAGTGATGGATTTCTACAACAAAGGCGGTGCTCAGGGGATGGGCTTACAACTGGATAACCAAACGCTGCCACCGGACCCGCTCAACCTGTCTGAAGAGGAAACAGAGGCTATTATCGCTTTTCTTCAAGCGCTGACAGATGAGGAGCAGGAAGAAGAGTGA